A single window of Usitatibacter rugosus DNA harbors:
- a CDS encoding AraC family transcriptional regulator — protein MPIKTTTREQYAKRLDKVALYLADHLDDTLDIHRLAEEAHLSPYHFHRVYVAMVGETVAETAKRLRLQRAALKLITTASPVAKLAGEAGYASVQAFHRAFRAAHGIPPGAFRKRGEELDLAAGIARGLHPSQRKPEPDMYQVTIQDVPARHVAAMEYRGDYTQIGPTFERLSIWAAGKGLMGPDTRMFGIYYDDPASMPTAQLRADACVTVPEGFKGEGAVKVEETPSGKCAVIVHTGPYSELHRAYDWLYREWLPKSGEAPGDQPCFEEYLNDPRQVPPSKLETAIRIPLK, from the coding sequence ATGCCGATCAAGACCACGACCCGCGAGCAGTACGCGAAGCGCCTCGACAAGGTGGCGCTGTACCTGGCCGACCATCTCGACGACACGCTCGACATCCATCGCCTTGCCGAGGAAGCGCACTTGTCGCCGTATCACTTCCATCGCGTGTACGTGGCGATGGTGGGCGAGACGGTCGCCGAGACGGCGAAGCGGCTTCGGCTGCAGCGAGCGGCGTTGAAGCTGATCACGACGGCCTCGCCGGTCGCGAAGCTGGCGGGCGAAGCGGGATACGCGAGCGTGCAGGCGTTCCATCGCGCCTTCCGCGCCGCCCATGGCATTCCGCCGGGCGCCTTTCGCAAGCGAGGCGAGGAACTCGACCTCGCGGCCGGGATCGCACGAGGACTCCACCCTTCCCAACGCAAACCGGAGCCCGACATGTACCAAGTGACCATCCAGGATGTGCCCGCCCGCCACGTGGCGGCGATGGAGTATCGCGGCGACTACACGCAGATCGGCCCCACGTTCGAGCGCCTCTCGATCTGGGCAGCGGGCAAGGGCCTCATGGGTCCCGACACCCGCATGTTCGGCATCTACTACGACGACCCCGCCTCCATGCCCACCGCGCAGCTACGCGCCGACGCGTGTGTCACCGTTCCGGAGGGGTTCAAGGGCGAGGGCGCGGTGAAGGTCGAGGAGACCCCGTCGGGCAAGTGCGCCGTCATCGTCCATACGGGCCCGTATTCCGAGCTGCACCGCGCCTACGACTGGCTCTACCGGGAGTGGCTGCCGAAGAGCGGCGAGGCGCCGGGCGACCAGCCTTGCTTCGAGGAATACCTGAACGACCCGCGGCAGGTGCCGCCGTCGAAGCTCGAGACCGCCATTCGGATCCCGCTCAAGTAG
- the dut gene encoding dUTP diphosphatase produces the protein MQKLDVKILDERIRDQLPSYGTVGAAGLDIRACIDAPITLKPGDEAKIPAGIAIHIGDSGFAAMLIPRSGLGSKGLVLGNLVGLIDSDYQGTVTVMAWNRGKDTLVVNPMDRIAQMVIVPVVQVELNVVESFEESARGTGGFGSTGKH, from the coding sequence ATGCAAAAGCTGGACGTGAAGATCCTCGACGAGAGGATCCGGGACCAATTGCCTTCTTATGGGACCGTGGGTGCGGCGGGGCTCGATATCCGCGCGTGCATCGATGCGCCCATCACGCTGAAGCCGGGCGACGAGGCGAAGATTCCCGCCGGAATCGCGATCCACATCGGCGATTCGGGTTTCGCCGCGATGTTGATTCCACGCTCGGGCCTCGGCAGCAAGGGGCTGGTCCTCGGCAATCTCGTGGGATTGATCGACTCCGACTACCAGGGCACGGTCACGGTCATGGCCTGGAATCGCGGGAAGGACACGCTGGTCGTGAACCCGATGGACCGCATCGCGCAAATGGTGATCGTGCCTGTGGTGCAGGTCGAGCTGAACGTGGTCGAGTCCTTCGAAGAGAGCGCCCGGGGCACGGGCGGCTTCGGTTCCACCGGCAAGCACTGA
- a CDS encoding SRPBCC family protein, whose protein sequence is MRVQKSISVAATPDTCWKVLTLREHQKRWLPEVVDHIPDDPAKQDGVGATSTLKIQEGKRVVDYRETITAWEPGRVLAIRLSGGSLGKMTMDVTYRFVPEANGTRLDYEADMEMKGLFILLAPLFKIISGSKVGGTLARFAQAAE, encoded by the coding sequence ATGCGCGTGCAGAAGAGCATCAGCGTCGCCGCCACGCCGGACACCTGCTGGAAGGTTCTCACCCTGCGCGAGCACCAGAAGCGCTGGCTGCCAGAGGTCGTGGATCACATTCCCGACGATCCCGCGAAGCAGGACGGTGTCGGCGCCACGTCGACGCTGAAGATCCAGGAGGGAAAGCGCGTGGTGGATTACCGAGAAACCATCACGGCCTGGGAGCCCGGGCGCGTGCTCGCGATCCGGCTCTCCGGCGGCTCGCTGGGCAAGATGACGATGGATGTGACCTATCGCTTCGTCCCGGAGGCCAACGGCACGCGCCTCGACTACGAAGCCGATATGGAGATGAAGGGCCTGTTCATCCTGCTGGCCCCGCTCTTCAAGATCATCTCCGGCTCGAAGGTCGGCGGCACGCTCGCGCGCTTCGCCCAGGCCGCCGAATGA
- the coaBC gene encoding bifunctional phosphopantothenoylcysteine decarboxylase/phosphopantothenate--cysteine ligase CoaBC produces MDKGLKILLGVTGGIAAYKAAELARLLQRNNVEVRVAMTDAGTKFVTPATFQALTGKPVITDLWDSSFDNSMAHIELSRGVDAIVIAPATADFMAKLAHGICDDLLSTVAVARNCPLLVAPAMNREMWDNPATQRNVATLRNDGIAVLGPAAGDQACGEVGMGRMLEPEDLVHDILAFLSPKKLAGRKVLVTAGPTFEAIDTVRGITNLSSGKMGYAVAEAALAQGADVTLVSGPTAIPPPPRAHFVYVTSAAEMFNAVKAHVAGIDIFFSVAAVADYTPVEASNRKLKKSNTPLELHLKPTEDILAYVAALPNAPFCVGFAAESENLADYAQAKRAKKKIPMIVANLVQHAVGREENEVTIYDDAGAHPVARASKGQIAHRILAHALGLFEAKSPRATITPIKQAS; encoded by the coding sequence ATGGACAAGGGTTTGAAGATCCTCCTGGGCGTGACCGGGGGCATTGCCGCGTACAAGGCGGCCGAGCTCGCGCGTCTCCTGCAAAGGAATAACGTCGAAGTCCGGGTCGCGATGACCGACGCCGGCACGAAGTTCGTCACGCCCGCCACGTTCCAGGCGCTCACCGGCAAGCCCGTGATCACGGACCTCTGGGATTCGAGCTTCGACAACTCCATGGCGCACATCGAGCTCTCGCGCGGCGTGGATGCGATCGTGATCGCGCCCGCCACCGCCGACTTCATGGCGAAGCTCGCGCACGGCATCTGCGACGACCTGCTCTCCACCGTCGCCGTCGCGCGCAACTGCCCGCTGCTGGTCGCACCCGCGATGAACCGCGAGATGTGGGACAACCCCGCCACGCAGCGCAACGTCGCCACGCTTCGCAACGACGGCATCGCGGTGCTCGGCCCCGCGGCCGGCGACCAGGCGTGCGGAGAAGTCGGCATGGGCCGCATGCTCGAGCCCGAAGATCTCGTGCACGACATCCTCGCCTTCCTCTCGCCGAAGAAGCTCGCGGGCAGGAAAGTGCTCGTGACCGCCGGCCCGACGTTCGAGGCGATCGACACCGTGCGCGGCATCACCAATCTCTCGTCCGGCAAAATGGGCTACGCGGTTGCGGAAGCGGCGCTTGCCCAGGGCGCGGATGTCACGCTCGTCTCCGGCCCGACCGCGATCCCACCGCCGCCGCGCGCGCACTTCGTCTACGTGACCAGCGCCGCCGAGATGTTCAACGCGGTGAAGGCGCACGTCGCGGGCATCGACATCTTCTTCAGTGTCGCCGCCGTGGCCGACTACACGCCGGTCGAAGCGTCGAATCGCAAGCTCAAAAAGTCGAACACGCCGCTGGAGCTTCACCTCAAGCCCACGGAAGACATCCTCGCGTACGTCGCGGCGCTGCCCAACGCGCCGTTCTGCGTGGGCTTCGCCGCCGAGAGCGAGAACCTCGCGGACTACGCGCAGGCCAAGCGCGCGAAGAAGAAGATCCCGATGATCGTCGCCAACCTCGTGCAGCATGCCGTCGGCCGCGAGGAGAACGAGGTCACGATCTACGACGACGCCGGAGCGCATCCGGTCGCTCGCGCCTCCAAGGGGCAGATCGCCCACCGCATCCTCGCGCACGCCCTCGGCCTCTTCGAGGCCAAGTCGCCGCGCGCCACCATCACCCCCATCAAGCAGGCTTCCTGA
- the rpmG gene encoding 50S ribosomal protein L33 — MREKIKLESSAGTGHFYTTTKNKRTMPDKMEIKKFDPVARKHVLYKETKLK, encoded by the coding sequence ATGCGCGAAAAGATCAAGCTCGAGTCGTCCGCCGGCACCGGCCATTTCTACACGACGACCAAGAACAAGCGGACCATGCCGGACAAGATGGAGATCAAGAAATTCGATCCCGTCGCCCGGAAGCACGTCCTCTACAAGGAAACCAAGCTGAAATAG
- a CDS encoding DesA family fatty acid desaturase → MFFDGLLNLPWWGVVLVTLVLVQITIAAVTLYLHRGQAHSAVDFHPIVSHFFRAWLWLTTGMITKEWAAIHRKHHAKCETEDDPHSPQILGINKVLWGGVFLYVKESHKTETMSRYGHGTPDDWLERNVYARWNKYGILATLALQMALFGIIPGFIVWGIQMLWIPFWAAGVINGIGHFWGYRNFECDDAARNITRFGLWIGGEELHNNHHAYPTSAKFSMRWHEVDLGWGYLNVLSLLGLAKVRRAPPKVKLDPTKFEIDAATLQAVIQHRYDVLTNYAKHMNRSSRAELAKLRDAGMDSRAARALRHWMHRDEKEVPAEHRAALDQALAASPTLKTSFTMRQELSKIWARSTLTTEQLTAQLTDWCERAEKSNVEPLVAFSRRLRCYA, encoded by the coding sequence ATGTTCTTCGACGGCCTCCTGAATCTTCCCTGGTGGGGCGTGGTCCTCGTGACGCTGGTGCTCGTGCAGATCACCATCGCCGCCGTGACCCTGTACCTGCATCGCGGCCAGGCCCACAGCGCGGTGGATTTCCACCCGATCGTGAGCCATTTCTTCCGCGCATGGCTGTGGCTCACCACGGGCATGATCACCAAGGAATGGGCCGCGATCCACCGCAAGCACCACGCGAAGTGCGAGACGGAAGACGATCCGCACAGCCCGCAGATCCTCGGCATCAACAAGGTGCTCTGGGGCGGCGTGTTCCTGTACGTGAAGGAATCGCACAAGACGGAAACGATGTCGCGCTACGGCCACGGCACGCCCGACGACTGGCTCGAGCGCAACGTCTACGCCCGGTGGAACAAGTACGGCATCCTCGCGACGCTCGCGTTGCAGATGGCCCTCTTCGGCATCATCCCGGGCTTCATCGTCTGGGGCATCCAGATGCTGTGGATCCCGTTCTGGGCCGCCGGCGTCATCAACGGCATCGGCCACTTCTGGGGCTACCGCAACTTCGAATGCGACGATGCGGCGCGCAACATCACGCGCTTCGGCCTGTGGATCGGCGGCGAAGAGCTGCACAACAACCACCACGCCTACCCGACGTCGGCCAAGTTCTCCATGCGCTGGCACGAGGTGGACCTCGGCTGGGGTTATTTGAACGTGCTGTCGCTCCTCGGCCTCGCGAAGGTTCGCCGCGCTCCGCCGAAGGTGAAGCTCGACCCGACGAAATTCGAGATCGACGCCGCCACGCTCCAGGCCGTCATCCAGCATCGCTACGACGTGCTCACGAACTACGCGAAGCACATGAATCGCTCCTCGCGTGCCGAGCTCGCCAAGCTGCGCGATGCGGGCATGGATAGCCGCGCCGCTCGTGCCCTGCGCCACTGGATGCACCGCGACGAGAAGGAAGTGCCGGCCGAGCACCGCGCCGCGCTGGATCAAGCGCTCGCCGCAAGCCCCACGCTGAAGACGTCGTTCACGATGCGCCAGGAGCTCTCCAAGATCTGGGCGCGCTCCACGCTCACCACCGAGCAGCTCACCGCGCAGCTCACCGATTGGTGCGAGCGTGCGGAGAAGAGCAACGTCGAGCCGCTGGTCGCGTTCTCGCGCCGCCTTCGCTGCTACGCCTGA
- a CDS encoding DUF192 domain-containing protein, whose product MRVLPFDRLAAALVLAALALPTFAQDKAEKLTAPLKTISVKIGAHPLKVEVADNDAARSRGLMFRQAMGKNDGMLFVFADPGYHSMWMMNTYIPLSVAFIDEGGTILNILDMTPKTEDTHTAAGPARYAIETNQGWFAERKLKAGDKVTGLPKS is encoded by the coding sequence ATGCGTGTACTGCCTTTCGACCGCCTTGCAGCCGCGCTGGTTCTCGCCGCGCTCGCCCTGCCCACCTTCGCGCAGGACAAGGCGGAAAAGCTCACCGCGCCGCTGAAGACGATCTCCGTGAAGATCGGCGCCCATCCCCTCAAGGTCGAGGTGGCGGACAACGACGCCGCCCGCTCCCGCGGCCTCATGTTCCGCCAGGCCATGGGCAAGAACGACGGCATGCTGTTCGTGTTCGCCGACCCGGGCTACCACTCGATGTGGATGATGAACACGTACATCCCGCTCTCGGTCGCGTTCATCGACGAGGGCGGCACCATCCTCAACATCCTCGACATGACGCCCAAGACGGAAGACACGCACACGGCCGCGGGGCCGGCGCGCTACGCCATCGAGACCAACCAGGGATGGTTCGCCGAGAGGAAGCTGAAGGCCGGCGACAAGGTCACCGGCCTTCCGAAGTCCTAG
- the radC gene encoding RadC family protein: MSMASGPLEERPRERLRARGAASLSDAELLALFMRPAVRGQDALASARELLAKFGRVSGVLAAAEAGCRSQIRVDSLRLAPFAAVMELARRALGEEMRTRDSLTSPGAVRGYLRLRMQELAHEAFYGVFLDAQNRVIAAEELFRGTLTQTSVYPREVVKHALSHNAAAMILAHNHPSGVAEPSLQDQALTRTLAEALALVDIKVLDHFIVAPGACLSFAERGLI; the protein is encoded by the coding sequence ATGTCGATGGCAAGTGGGCCGCTCGAGGAGCGCCCGCGCGAGCGGTTGCGGGCCCGGGGCGCAGCATCGCTTTCGGACGCGGAGCTCCTCGCCCTGTTCATGCGCCCGGCCGTCCGCGGGCAGGATGCGCTGGCGTCCGCCCGCGAGCTCCTCGCGAAGTTCGGGCGCGTGTCCGGCGTGCTCGCAGCCGCCGAGGCCGGGTGCCGGTCGCAGATCCGCGTGGATTCGCTTCGCCTCGCACCCTTCGCCGCGGTGATGGAGCTCGCACGCCGCGCATTGGGTGAGGAGATGCGAACGCGCGACAGCCTCACGTCGCCGGGAGCCGTGCGTGGCTACCTACGGCTACGCATGCAAGAGCTCGCGCACGAGGCGTTCTACGGGGTCTTCCTCGATGCGCAGAACCGCGTGATCGCCGCCGAGGAGCTCTTCCGCGGGACCCTCACCCAGACTTCCGTTTATCCGCGGGAGGTCGTGAAGCACGCCCTGTCGCACAACGCGGCGGCCATGATCCTGGCCCACAACCATCCCTCGGGGGTGGCCGAGCCCAGCCTCCAGGACCAGGCGCTCACCCGGACGCTGGCCGAAGCCCTCGCCCTGGTCGACATCAAAGTGCTGGACCACTTCATCGTGGCGCCCGGGGCCTGCCTCAGCTTCGCCGAAAGGGGGCTGATCTAG
- a CDS encoding SRPBCC family protein produces MSTTKKPELTLDLQVDIDAPIEAAWKALTEAPGLANWFAPISEVSAPGAGATVKNGWSEEMMMSGTVDAWEAPKHVRWFDDSGWMGPGTALAVDYFLTTENGKTRVRLVQSAFGASEGWDDLFDGLETGWTYFLYNLRVYLEKHVGRTRRMISERLEATMPRQAFWKHLLSGAGLVAGGKGSVKAGDAVQLTLTEGVPVRAVAEVVVEGHGLGLRIPDLADALLFIELEGKSDKFHVGYWFSVYDDAKAKALDTPARHAFTRVHEAVKAS; encoded by the coding sequence ATGAGCACGACAAAGAAGCCCGAGCTCACGCTCGACCTGCAGGTCGACATCGATGCGCCGATCGAAGCCGCCTGGAAAGCGCTGACCGAAGCTCCCGGGCTCGCCAACTGGTTCGCCCCGATCTCGGAAGTCTCGGCGCCCGGCGCAGGCGCCACCGTGAAGAACGGCTGGAGCGAGGAGATGATGATGAGCGGCACGGTCGACGCGTGGGAGGCACCGAAGCACGTTCGCTGGTTCGACGACAGCGGCTGGATGGGCCCGGGCACCGCGCTCGCCGTCGACTACTTCCTCACGACCGAGAACGGCAAGACGCGCGTTCGCCTCGTGCAATCCGCGTTCGGCGCGAGCGAAGGGTGGGACGACCTCTTCGACGGCCTCGAGACGGGCTGGACCTACTTCCTCTACAACCTGCGCGTCTACCTGGAAAAGCACGTGGGCCGCACGCGCCGCATGATCTCCGAGCGCCTCGAAGCGACGATGCCGCGCCAGGCGTTCTGGAAGCACCTGCTCTCCGGCGCGGGCCTCGTCGCGGGCGGCAAGGGAAGCGTGAAAGCGGGCGATGCGGTGCAACTCACGCTCACGGAGGGCGTGCCGGTACGCGCCGTCGCGGAAGTGGTGGTCGAAGGCCACGGGCTGGGACTTCGCATCCCCGATCTCGCCGACGCCCTCCTCTTCATCGAGCTCGAGGGCAAGTCCGACAAGTTCCACGTCGGCTACTGGTTCTCGGTCTACGACGACGCGAAAGCCAAGGCCCTCGACACGCCCGCCCGGCACGCCTTCACGCGCGTGCACGAGGCGGTGAAGGCCTCCTGA
- a CDS encoding winged helix-turn-helix domain-containing protein: MSTVHVVADPRHAALLGAPVRQRILEALSEPGSATTLAKKLGLTRQSVAYHVRQLEDHGYVELVREEARRGCVERIVRRTAQYLVASPEMFGAQGFEPRKVKDKFSSTYLMALASRMAREVGEAQAVAEKAGKPLPTLSADVEVRLASPKAREAFAGELLEAIARLAAKYNDTQAPDGRTYRLVVGAHPIRSPRRPA, from the coding sequence ATGTCCACGGTCCACGTCGTCGCCGATCCCCGTCATGCCGCCCTGCTGGGCGCACCGGTGCGGCAACGAATCCTGGAGGCGCTCTCCGAGCCGGGCTCGGCGACCACGCTGGCGAAGAAGCTCGGCCTCACGCGCCAGTCGGTGGCCTACCACGTGCGCCAGCTCGAGGATCACGGCTACGTAGAGCTCGTGCGCGAAGAGGCGCGGCGTGGCTGCGTCGAGCGCATCGTGCGAAGGACCGCGCAATACCTCGTCGCCTCCCCCGAGATGTTCGGCGCCCAGGGGTTCGAGCCGCGCAAGGTGAAGGACAAGTTCTCGAGCACGTACCTCATGGCGCTCGCCTCGCGCATGGCGCGCGAAGTGGGCGAAGCCCAGGCGGTGGCCGAGAAGGCCGGCAAGCCCCTGCCGACGCTCTCGGCCGATGTCGAGGTGAGGCTTGCGAGCCCGAAGGCGCGCGAGGCCTTCGCCGGAGAATTGCTCGAGGCCATCGCCCGGCTCGCGGCCAAGTACAACGACACCCAGGCCCCCGACGGCCGCACCTATCGCCTCGTCGTCGGCGCACACCCCATTCGATCCCCCAGGAGGCCCGCATGA
- a CDS encoding prepilin-type N-terminal cleavage/methylation domain-containing protein has product MARNRHRGFNLVELMAGLVVIAGVIAAAAYYKGRPAADPTKIDTTLPAFISSPASSTNYYLEGSVHRVSRTDNGVYFMVRTPDNKDFWVAAEKTHTGGFANVAAGQVAQMQVQANTGASLQISTRVLPMSQVADAFAYRYLVKTPAPANYKDPLEEHDEPAAHTPADLTPQPRDKDKDDD; this is encoded by the coding sequence ATGGCTCGCAACCGGCATCGCGGCTTCAACCTGGTCGAGCTCATGGCCGGGCTCGTCGTGATCGCCGGCGTGATCGCGGCGGCGGCCTACTACAAGGGACGCCCCGCGGCAGATCCCACCAAGATCGACACAACGCTCCCCGCGTTCATCTCTTCTCCCGCCTCCAGCACGAACTACTACCTCGAAGGCTCCGTGCACCGCGTCTCGCGCACGGACAACGGCGTGTACTTCATGGTCCGCACCCCGGACAACAAGGACTTCTGGGTCGCTGCCGAGAAGACCCACACCGGCGGCTTCGCGAACGTCGCGGCGGGCCAGGTCGCGCAGATGCAGGTCCAGGCGAACACCGGGGCCAGCCTGCAGATCTCGACCCGCGTGCTCCCGATGTCGCAGGTGGCCGACGCCTTCGCGTACCGATACCTCGTGAAGACGCCGGCGCCGGCGAACTACAAGGACCCGCTCGAGGAGCACGACGAGCCCGCCGCACACACCCCGGCCGACCTCACTCCGCAGCCGCGTGACAAGGACAAGGACGACGACTGA
- a CDS encoding sirohydrochlorin chelatase: MHGIVLFAHGARDPEWARPFEAIRDRVRSSRPECPIALAYLEIMSPGLEEAIDAVIGEGASSITVFPLFMAQGGHLKQDLPRILDAIRAQRKHVPISLETSVGEVPELLDAISTWVLNRVD; the protein is encoded by the coding sequence GTGCACGGGATCGTCCTCTTCGCGCACGGCGCCCGCGATCCCGAGTGGGCCCGCCCGTTCGAGGCGATTCGCGACCGCGTCCGTTCCTCGCGCCCCGAATGCCCGATCGCGTTGGCGTACCTGGAGATCATGAGCCCGGGTCTCGAGGAAGCGATCGACGCGGTGATCGGCGAAGGAGCGTCTTCGATCACCGTGTTCCCGCTCTTCATGGCGCAAGGCGGGCACCTGAAGCAGGATCTTCCCCGCATCCTCGATGCGATCCGCGCCCAGCGGAAGCACGTCCCCATCTCGCTCGAAACGTCGGTAGGCGAAGTGCCCGAGCTCCTCGACGCCATCTCGACCTGGGTTCTCAATCGGGTCGACTGA
- the rpmB gene encoding 50S ribosomal protein L28: protein MSRVCQVTGKAPIVGNHVSHANNKTKRRYLPNLQYRKFWVESENRWVRMRLSNAGLRLIDKKGLDVVLAEMRGRGENV from the coding sequence ATGTCCCGAGTTTGCCAAGTCACGGGGAAAGCCCCGATCGTCGGAAACCACGTTTCCCACGCGAACAACAAGACCAAGCGCCGCTACCTGCCGAACCTGCAGTACCGCAAGTTCTGGGTCGAGAGCGAGAACCGCTGGGTCCGTATGCGCCTGTCGAATGCGGGCCTGCGCCTCATCGACAAGAAGGGCCTCGACGTCGTCCTCGCCGAAATGCGCGGCCGCGGCGAGAACGTCTAA
- a CDS encoding mechanosensitive ion channel family protein, with amino-acid sequence MNEIEKLIEEFGTRQSLVPFFLGVVVIAAALAISVLVTRRLRKRLATHPHRWANNSDFPGFAGPLVAVAIVWIARFAVQRTHWLEHTPLLDLAIPLLVALAVIRFALYVLASVLPQGSLLSGSQRTISWLIWIGVALYFTGLLPEVEEALDDVVIPIGKDRFTLLLAIRAVFSVAVTLAVTLWIANVIEGRLQKAEHLQVSTRAVMGKFVRAMAVLLAILIALPLVGVDVTALSVFGGAIGVGLGFGMQKIASNYVSGFIILLDRSVRIGDLVTVDNRQGTVQEIASRYTVVKAGDGTQSIIPNETLITQTVINHTYSNRRAVVKVQASVPYDTDLDIALGILRSAGETHPLALKDPAPAAVILKIGDPGVDLELSIWIDDVFANAAQIRTDLLRAILAGFREHGIRIPAVRREWVGFATPEMQERPSESKA; translated from the coding sequence ATGAACGAGATCGAGAAGCTGATCGAGGAGTTCGGCACGCGCCAGAGCCTGGTGCCGTTCTTCCTCGGGGTCGTGGTGATCGCCGCGGCCCTCGCCATCTCGGTCCTCGTCACCCGGCGCCTGCGCAAGCGCCTCGCCACGCATCCGCACCGCTGGGCCAACAACTCGGACTTCCCCGGCTTCGCCGGCCCGCTGGTCGCGGTGGCGATCGTCTGGATCGCGCGCTTCGCCGTGCAGCGCACGCACTGGCTCGAGCACACGCCGCTGCTCGATCTCGCGATCCCGCTGCTGGTCGCCCTCGCCGTGATCCGCTTCGCGCTCTACGTGCTGGCGAGCGTCCTGCCGCAGGGCTCGCTCCTCAGCGGCTCGCAACGCACGATCTCCTGGCTCATCTGGATCGGCGTCGCGCTCTACTTCACCGGCCTGCTCCCCGAGGTGGAAGAGGCGCTGGACGACGTCGTGATCCCCATCGGCAAGGATCGCTTCACGTTGCTGCTCGCGATCCGCGCCGTCTTCTCGGTGGCGGTCACGCTCGCCGTCACGCTGTGGATCGCCAACGTGATCGAGGGCCGCCTGCAGAAGGCGGAGCACCTCCAGGTCTCCACGCGCGCGGTGATGGGCAAGTTCGTGCGCGCGATGGCCGTGCTCCTCGCCATCCTGATCGCCCTTCCCCTCGTGGGCGTCGACGTCACGGCGCTCTCCGTCTTCGGCGGCGCCATCGGCGTGGGCCTCGGCTTCGGGATGCAGAAGATCGCGAGCAACTACGTGAGCGGCTTCATCATCCTGCTCGACAGGTCGGTGCGCATCGGCGACCTCGTCACCGTGGACAACCGCCAGGGCACCGTGCAGGAGATTGCTTCGCGCTACACGGTGGTGAAAGCCGGCGACGGGACGCAGTCGATCATCCCGAACGAGACGCTGATCACGCAGACCGTCATCAACCACACGTACTCGAACCGGCGCGCGGTCGTGAAGGTGCAAGCCTCCGTGCCCTACGACACCGATCTCGACATCGCCTTGGGCATCCTTCGCTCCGCCGGCGAGACGCACCCCCTCGCCCTCAAGGATCCGGCCCCCGCCGCGGTCATCCTCAAGATCGGCGACCCCGGCGTGGACCTCGAATTGTCGATCTGGATCGACGACGTTTTCGCCAATGCCGCGCAGATCCGCACCGACCTGCTGCGGGCCATTTTGGCGGGGTTCCGGGAGCATGGGATCCGCATCCCGGCCGTGCGCCGCGAATGGGTCGGATTTGCTACACCCGAAATGCAGGAAAGACCTTCCGAGTCAAAGGCTTAG